The Setaria viridis chromosome 6, Setaria_viridis_v4.0, whole genome shotgun sequence genome contains a region encoding:
- the LOC117861154 gene encoding uncharacterized protein isoform X2: protein MSSCGVGLAGSRWLRALLLLLQLLCSQAPFLASSLTKFINLGGCLMMKFGWYIGRGPRRACIFYWVLQLAVGALKSFSALGCAWINNFILTLASSLFSFCFETWLVVEHEKQDQKQDLLFDTFWVMTFFESVSLIGSQEITNVLVSNDDNGFLLPYAFAATLSVVGILYMRNASSTTQHASAVGSYQKSFFAHVLRDKRVLILVLAQAGIHFAISAFWFLWAPTIVADGRYAQLSVIYPCFLASRMLGSAGFPWFYGATAPLRNEDSLTIAYIGAGLALSIVAYDYQEIGTLVILFCIFHACVGFILPSLARLRTKYLPNELRGGMMSFSLSLGNAAIFVFLLQGAHPRSIPNSTILGLASCGLLGAGGCIHMLRRWRKHTRQNARSL from the exons TCATAAACCTCGGCGGGTGCCTCATGATGAAGTTTGGATGGTATATAGGCAG AGGACCACGAAGGGCTTGCATATTTTACTGGGTACTTCAGCTTGCAGTGGGTGCCTTGAAGAGTTTCAGTGCACTTGGTTGTGCATGGATCAACAATTTCATTCTAACACTTGCATCTTCATTGTTCTCTTTCTGTTTTGAGACTTGGCTTGTGGTGGAGCATGAGAAG CAAGACCAGAAGCAAGATTTGCTGTTTGATACCTTCTGGGTGATGACATTCTTTGAATCAGTATCCCTTATTGGAAGTCAAGAAATCACAAATGTCTTGGTTAGTAATGATGACAATGGATTCTTGCTTCCCTATGCATTTGCAGCCACACTATCAGTAGTGGGGATTCTGTATATGAGAAATGCATCAAGTACCACTCAGCACGCATCTGCAGTTGGGAGCTACCAAAAATCATTTTTTGCCCATGTCCTCAGAG ACAAAAGAGTACTGATCCTGGTATTAGCTCAAGCAGGCATCCATTTTGCTATCTCAGCCTTTTGGTTTCTCTGGGCACCAACCATAGTG GCTGACGGAAGGTATGCTCAGCTGTCAGTAATCTACCCCTGTTTCTTGGCATCAAGAATGCTTGGAAGCGCTGGCTTTCCATGGTTTTATGGAGCCACAGCTCCCTTACGGAATGAGGACAGCTTGACAATAGCTTACATTGGTGCTGGACTTGCTTTGTCTATTGTGGCTTATGATTACCAG GAGATTGGAACGTTGGTGATACTCTTCTGCATCTTCCATGCATGTGTAGGCTTCATTTTACCTTCACTAGCAAGATTGAGAACAAA GTACCTGCCAAATGAGCTGCGTGGGGGCATGATGAGCTTCTCACTGTCGCTAGGAAATGCTGCTATCTTCGTTTTCCTATTACAG GGCGCCCACCCTCGAAGCATTCCAAATTCGACTATTCTGGGCCTTGCGTCCTGTGGCCTGTTGGGAGCCGGGGGTTGCATTCACATGTTGAGGCGGTGGAGAAAGCACACTCGCCAGAATGCCCGTAGTTTGTAG